The Clostridiaceae bacterium HFYG-1003 genome includes a window with the following:
- the mutY gene encoding A/G-specific adenine glycosylase, protein MRGTLISLFLLQLNMSLSLSGEIESDWPPLGQQVWHTLYYEWSEPMIEPASFSYQLLAFYDEHARALPFRIRPHPYYTWISEIMLQQTRMETVLPYFERFIQAIPDVPALASVSEEQLLKLWEGLGYYSRARNLQQAARRMMSDHGGELPDTVEELLKLPGIGPYTAGAIASIAFHRVVPAVDGNVIRVFSRLMAYGGPVMSAPGKRYITEAVQSVMSKERPGDFNQAVMELGATICLPNGAPLCQACPVREHCLAFSEGNPLAYPVLPAKKERRIEQHTVFLILQGNRFAIERRPRRGLLAGLHQFPMRPGDLTRAEVSDLLADLGFTEARIEDGPGARHIFSHVEWQMSSYIIRVSTDRIAESGFEWEDQTALSDLTLPTAFAVFRREMEKLMGEA, encoded by the coding sequence ATGAGAGGGACGCTGATCAGCCTGTTTCTGCTCCAGTTGAACATGAGTCTGTCGCTCTCGGGAGAGATTGAGTCGGACTGGCCGCCGCTGGGTCAGCAAGTCTGGCATACCTTGTATTATGAATGGAGTGAACCTATGATAGAACCTGCTTCTTTTTCATATCAATTGCTGGCATTTTATGATGAGCACGCCCGCGCGCTGCCGTTTCGAATCCGACCGCATCCATATTACACCTGGATTTCGGAAATCATGCTGCAGCAAACCCGGATGGAAACGGTGCTGCCCTATTTCGAGCGTTTTATTCAGGCGATTCCAGATGTTCCGGCTCTGGCAAGCGTGTCGGAAGAGCAGCTGCTGAAGCTGTGGGAGGGACTGGGATACTATTCGCGGGCCAGAAACCTGCAGCAGGCTGCCCGTAGGATGATGTCAGATCATGGCGGGGAACTGCCGGATACCGTGGAGGAACTGCTGAAATTGCCTGGGATTGGCCCCTATACAGCCGGCGCCATCGCGAGCATTGCATTTCATCGGGTGGTTCCGGCCGTGGATGGGAACGTCATCCGGGTCTTCAGCCGTCTCATGGCTTACGGCGGTCCGGTGATGTCGGCTCCGGGGAAACGCTATATCACTGAGGCGGTTCAGTCCGTCATGTCGAAGGAGCGGCCCGGGGATTTCAATCAGGCCGTCATGGAGCTGGGGGCAACGATATGCCTGCCCAACGGCGCGCCGCTGTGTCAGGCATGTCCGGTAAGGGAGCACTGCCTGGCCTTTAGTGAGGGGAATCCTCTGGCCTATCCGGTTCTTCCGGCAAAAAAAGAACGCCGCATCGAACAGCACACAGTATTTTTGATCCTTCAGGGAAATCGATTTGCCATTGAGCGGCGGCCTCGCCGCGGCCTGCTGGCCGGCCTGCATCAGTTTCCAATGCGCCCCGGCGACTTGACGAGAGCAGAGGTGAGTGATCTGCTGGCGGATCTCGGTTTTACGGAGGCACGCATTGAAGACGGACCCGGCGCGCGTCACATCTTCAGTCATGTGGAATGGCAGATGTCTTCCTATATTATCCGGGTGAGTACGGACCGAATCGCTGAATCCGGCTTTGAATGGGAGGATCAAACCGCCTTGTCTGACCTGACCCTCCCCACAGCTTTTGCCGTCTTTCGCCGGGAGATGGAAAAACTCATGGGAGAGGCCTGA
- the guaA gene encoding glutamine-hydrolyzing GMP synthase, which translates to MENNQMVLIIDFGGQYNQLIARRVREAGIYCEILPYTVTLEDIKAKNPSAIIFTGGPNSVTDPGAPTVEDGIFELGLPILGICYGMQLMAVKLGGSVRAGEKREYGKTMVTLNPQAQLTRELPEDSQCWMSHTYYVDRMPEGFQVTAKSGDCPHAAMEDPARKLYATQFHPEVNHTLFGRELLDNFLFDIAGLEKTWTMASFAEDKIKEIKELVGDRKVLCALSGGVDSSVAAVMVHKAIGKQLTCIFVDHGLLRKDEGDQVETIFGKTFDMNLIRVNAQDRFLNKLAGVGDPEKKRKIIGEEFIRVFEEESNKIGEVDFLVQGTIYPDVVESGTATSATIKSHHNVGGLPEDMKLELIEPLRELFKDEVRRVGEELGIPKALVRRQPFPGPGLAIRVLGEVTREKLELVREADFIFRDEISKANLESEIWQYFACLPNIQSVGVMGDERTYSHTVALRAVTSIDGMTADWARIPYDVLDKVSRRIVNEVPNVNRIVYDITSKPPSTIEWE; encoded by the coding sequence ATGGAAAACAACCAGATGGTCCTCATCATTGACTTTGGAGGACAGTATAATCAGCTCATCGCCCGTCGGGTCCGGGAAGCCGGGATCTATTGCGAGATCCTGCCGTATACCGTTACCCTTGAAGACATTAAAGCAAAGAATCCATCCGCCATCATTTTTACGGGCGGTCCGAACTCTGTCACCGATCCCGGTGCACCAACCGTGGAAGACGGCATTTTTGAACTGGGGCTTCCAATCCTGGGCATATGCTACGGCATGCAGCTCATGGCGGTCAAGCTGGGCGGATCCGTCAGAGCAGGGGAAAAGCGTGAGTACGGCAAAACCATGGTCACACTGAACCCCCAGGCACAATTGACCCGCGAGCTGCCTGAGGACTCCCAGTGCTGGATGAGCCACACCTATTATGTTGACCGGATGCCGGAAGGCTTCCAGGTTACGGCCAAGTCTGGGGACTGTCCTCATGCTGCCATGGAAGATCCCGCAAGAAAACTCTATGCTACTCAGTTCCACCCGGAAGTGAATCATACGCTGTTTGGCCGGGAACTGCTGGACAATTTCCTGTTTGACATTGCCGGTCTGGAAAAAACCTGGACCATGGCATCCTTTGCCGAGGACAAGATCAAAGAGATTAAAGAACTGGTCGGAGATCGCAAGGTGCTGTGCGCCCTGTCCGGCGGAGTCGATTCCTCCGTTGCCGCTGTCATGGTGCACAAAGCCATCGGCAAGCAGCTGACCTGTATTTTTGTCGATCACGGCCTGCTCCGCAAGGATGAAGGCGATCAGGTTGAGACCATTTTCGGAAAAACCTTCGACATGAACCTGATCCGGGTCAATGCCCAAGATCGCTTCCTGAATAAGCTCGCGGGTGTAGGCGATCCTGAGAAAAAACGCAAGATCATCGGCGAGGAGTTTATCCGCGTATTTGAAGAAGAGTCCAACAAAATCGGAGAAGTTGATTTCCTGGTTCAGGGTACGATCTATCCGGATGTTGTGGAGTCGGGAACCGCTACCTCCGCCACCATCAAGAGCCATCACAATGTTGGCGGACTTCCGGAAGACATGAAGCTGGAACTGATTGAGCCCCTGCGCGAACTCTTTAAGGATGAAGTGCGCAGAGTCGGCGAAGAGCTTGGCATTCCCAAAGCACTGGTACGCCGTCAGCCATTCCCCGGACCGGGTCTTGCCATCCGGGTGCTGGGTGAGGTCACCAGAGAGAAGCTGGAACTGGTCAGAGAAGCTGACTTCATCTTCCGGGATGAAATCTCCAAAGCCAACCTCGAGTCGGAAATCTGGCAGTACTTTGCCTGCCTGCCCAATATTCAGTCCGTCGGCGTTATGGGTGATGAGCGAACCTATTCGCACACCGTTGCTCTTCGCGCCGTAACCTCCATTGACGGCATGACCGCAGACTGGGCCAGAATTCCGTATGATGTCTTGGATAAAGTGTCACGCCGCATCGTCAACGAAGTGCCCAACGTCAACCGGATTGTCTATGACATCACCTCAAAGCCACCCTCGACCATCGAGTGGGAGTAA
- a CDS encoding ABC transporter permease, with amino-acid sequence MNILISILEQGLLFAISVMGIYITYKIMNFADLSMDGTYPLGGAVAGLLLMNGVNPWIATLIAAAAGALGGSITGLIHTKLKINGLMAGILVMFGLYSVNLRIMGKSNIPLFNSASVFDLPELKVAGTNLTPLLLLCSVVLVIRLGFEVFFKTRTGFFLRAVGDNEEILTSLAADSHAIKILGLALANFLVGLSGALTAQYQGFADVGMGTGSAVTALAAVIIGTALLKRLDLAMSTIAIIGAILYKAILVVVLRFGLDPNDFKLATAVAVIIAMGSSYGSFQFRHRAKKASRVKGVDESAQPQRAVTHV; translated from the coding sequence ATGAACATCCTCATCAGTATCCTGGAACAGGGACTGCTCTTCGCCATCTCGGTCATGGGCATCTACATCACCTATAAGATCATGAACTTCGCGGACCTATCTATGGATGGAACGTATCCTCTGGGTGGAGCCGTGGCCGGCCTGCTACTGATGAACGGAGTAAATCCGTGGATTGCCACTTTGATCGCCGCAGCGGCCGGAGCCCTGGGCGGCTCCATCACCGGTCTGATCCATACCAAACTGAAAATCAACGGTCTGATGGCGGGAATCCTCGTGATGTTCGGCCTCTACTCAGTGAATCTTCGCATCATGGGAAAATCCAATATTCCGCTCTTCAATTCGGCCAGTGTCTTTGATCTGCCCGAGCTGAAGGTGGCTGGTACGAATCTGACTCCGCTGCTGCTCCTATGCAGCGTGGTCCTCGTGATCCGGCTGGGCTTTGAAGTATTTTTCAAGACCCGCACCGGTTTTTTCCTGCGAGCCGTAGGTGACAATGAAGAGATCCTGACATCCCTGGCCGCTGATAGCCATGCCATCAAAATTCTGGGACTGGCCCTGGCTAACTTTCTGGTTGGCCTGTCCGGTGCCCTGACAGCCCAGTACCAGGGCTTCGCCGATGTCGGCATGGGAACCGGAAGTGCTGTCACTGCCCTGGCCGCAGTCATCATCGGCACCGCGCTGCTAAAGCGCCTGGATCTGGCCATGAGCACCATTGCCATTATCGGAGCTATCCTGTATAAAGCCATCCTGGTTGTCGTACTTCGTTTCGGCCTTGATCCCAACGACTTTAAGCTGGCTACAGCCGTAGCAGTCATCATCGCCATGGGATCCTCCTATGGGTCCTTCCAGTTCCGGCATCGCGCAAAAAAAGCCTCACGGGTGAAAGGAGTTGATGAGAGTGCTCAACCTCAGAGAGCTGTCACTCACGTTTAA
- a CDS encoding ATP-binding cassette domain-containing protein: MRVLNLRELSLTFNPQTPLENKVIRSLNLTVRQGDFITLLGSNGAGKSTLLNLISGAYLPDEGEILLEGRDITGLKAHQRAPFIGRVHQDPRLSVSPNMTLLENLSLADAKGSSFSLKRAIDLKRVQDYRDHLKSLGLGLEDKLNTRIGLLSGGQRQAVALYMAIMKRPKLLLLDEHTAALDPKTSELIMKVTDDLIREEKLTSLMVTHNMQHALKYGNRLIMMHEGTIVEDIRGQEKASLTAEDVIRMFKTKGDALDDRLVLGM, translated from the coding sequence ATGAGAGTGCTCAACCTCAGAGAGCTGTCACTCACGTTTAATCCCCAGACACCCCTGGAGAATAAAGTCATCCGAAGCCTGAACCTGACCGTCCGACAGGGGGATTTCATCACTCTGCTGGGCTCCAACGGCGCCGGCAAATCAACCCTGCTCAACTTAATCTCCGGAGCATACCTGCCCGATGAGGGCGAGATTCTCCTCGAGGGCCGGGACATCACCGGACTTAAGGCGCATCAGCGAGCCCCTTTCATCGGCCGAGTCCATCAGGATCCTCGGCTGTCCGTCTCACCGAATATGACATTGCTGGAGAACCTTTCCCTGGCCGACGCCAAAGGATCCAGCTTCAGCCTGAAGCGGGCCATCGATCTGAAACGCGTCCAGGATTACCGGGACCATCTGAAGAGCCTTGGACTGGGACTGGAGGACAAGCTGAATACACGGATCGGCTTGCTCTCAGGCGGCCAGCGCCAGGCTGTAGCGCTGTACATGGCGATCATGAAGCGCCCGAAACTGCTGCTCCTGGATGAGCACACTGCGGCGTTGGATCCCAAAACGTCAGAGCTCATCATGAAAGTCACGGATGATCTTATTCGGGAAGAAAAGCTCACCAGCCTCATGGTAACGCACAATATGCAGCACGCCCTGAAATATGGCAACCGTCTCATCATGATGCATGAAGGTACCATAGTCGAAGACATCCGGGGTCAGGAAAAAGCCTCACTGACCGCCGAAGATGTCATCCGCATGTTCAAAACCAAGGGCGATGCCCTGGATGACCGCCTGGTGCTGGGGATGTGA
- the guaB gene encoding IMP dehydrogenase — MGKIIKKGYTFDDVLLVPNKSEVLPKEVDLSTYLTKKIRLNIPLVSASMDTVTESSMAIAMAREGGIGMIHKNMSIERQAEEVDKVKRQENGVITNPFSLSPDNTLQEANQLMAKYRISGVPVTVDGKLVGIITNRDLVFETDFEQPIRNLMTSEKLITGKVGTTLEEAKQILKKNKIEKLPLVDDENNLMGLITIKDIEKIRLFPNAAKDAAGRLLCGAAVGITTDMMERVDALVKSHVDVITVDTAHGHSRGVMDAVRRIKTEYPELQVIAGNIATAEAAKDLIEAGVDAVKVGIGPGAICTTRVVAGVGVPQLTAVMDCSEVARKYGVPVIADGGIKFSGDIVKALAAGASSVMMGSMLAGCEEAPGESIIFQGRNFKVYRGMGSLGAMNAGSSDRYFQKDAKKFVPEGVEGRVAYKGYLADSVFQMTGGIRSGMGYLGAPTIEQLYQTATFVIQTSAGLKESHPHDINITNEAPNYSQGGM, encoded by the coding sequence GTGGGAAAAATCATCAAAAAAGGCTACACATTCGACGATGTACTGCTGGTTCCTAACAAATCTGAGGTGTTGCCCAAGGAAGTTGATCTGTCGACTTACCTCACAAAGAAAATCAGGCTGAATATCCCTCTGGTGTCCGCCAGCATGGATACAGTCACCGAGTCCAGCATGGCCATTGCCATGGCCAGGGAAGGCGGCATTGGAATGATTCACAAGAACATGTCCATCGAACGTCAGGCGGAAGAAGTGGATAAGGTCAAGCGGCAGGAAAATGGAGTGATCACCAATCCGTTCTCCCTTTCTCCCGATAATACCCTGCAGGAAGCCAATCAGCTCATGGCAAAATATCGCATCTCCGGCGTTCCGGTTACGGTGGACGGCAAGCTGGTGGGAATCATTACCAACCGGGATCTCGTGTTTGAGACCGATTTTGAACAGCCGATCAGAAATCTGATGACATCCGAAAAACTCATCACCGGCAAGGTTGGTACCACGCTGGAGGAAGCCAAGCAGATTCTCAAGAAGAACAAGATCGAAAAACTTCCGCTGGTGGATGATGAGAACAACCTGATGGGACTCATCACCATCAAGGACATCGAGAAAATCCGTCTGTTCCCCAATGCGGCCAAGGACGCGGCAGGAAGGCTCCTGTGCGGCGCAGCCGTAGGCATTACCACCGACATGATGGAACGGGTGGACGCTCTCGTTAAATCCCACGTAGATGTTATCACCGTCGATACCGCTCACGGACATTCCCGCGGCGTCATGGACGCGGTCCGCCGCATTAAGACGGAGTATCCCGAACTCCAGGTCATCGCCGGCAATATCGCGACGGCCGAGGCCGCCAAAGACCTGATTGAAGCAGGGGTTGACGCAGTCAAGGTCGGAATCGGCCCGGGCGCGATCTGCACGACGCGAGTCGTCGCCGGTGTCGGGGTCCCGCAGCTGACGGCTGTGATGGACTGCTCGGAGGTCGCCCGTAAGTACGGCGTTCCGGTCATTGCCGATGGCGGCATTAAATTTTCCGGAGATATCGTCAAAGCACTGGCAGCCGGCGCTTCCAGCGTAATGATGGGATCCATGCTGGCAGGCTGTGAAGAGGCTCCGGGGGAATCCATCATCTTCCAGGGACGCAACTTCAAGGTCTATCGGGGCATGGGATCACTGGGCGCCATGAATGCCGGATCTTCTGACCGCTACTTCCAGAAGGATGCCAAAAAATTCGTGCCGGAGGGTGTCGAAGGCCGCGTTGCCTATAAGGGTTACCTGGCAGACAGCGTATTCCAGATGACCGGCGGAATTCGTTCCGGCATGGGCTATCTGGGAGCTCCTACCATCGAACAGCTCTACCAGACCGCAACTTTTGTCATTCAGACCTCAGCGGGCTTGAAAGAAAGTCATCCGCATGATATCAATATAACGAATGAAGCACCGAACTATTCCCAGGGAGGCATGTAA
- a CDS encoding bifunctional metallophosphatase/5'-nucleotidase, protein MDQLTILQINDTHSYLESHQEVFYGSDGLSLKKVGGFARISGLVRRIREEAGHETLFFDNGDTLHGTYEAVTTEGEVMIPILRRLGLDAMTFHWDIAYGPDRLLEIGRHLPYPILAGNVFYKASDELFAKPWIIRQTGTLKVGIIGLASNIIDKTMPPKFSEGLYTTTGIDELPGYIKALKSQGADLILLLSHLGYPQDLEVLRQVSGIDLCLSGHTHNRIQDPVKVNDAWIIQSGSHGSFVGRLELTIEEKAIVGLDHELISLDESVPEDPLIKDLIADQRKPYRHLAQEVVGETRVMLHRNTGLESPMDNLLLMAIAQAAGTRLAFSNGWRYGVPVPPGPVTMEDLYRIIPVDPPVSAVSMTGLEIRDMLEENLEHTYARNSFDQMGGYLKRALGLKAYIKLENPKGQRIQELFLEGEPFDPDRIYQAAFVTQQGVPKKYGTDRHNLEISAIQAIRDLLAKAPFNDGQKEAFVVI, encoded by the coding sequence ATGGATCAACTGACTATACTTCAAATCAATGATACCCACAGTTATCTGGAATCTCATCAGGAAGTTTTCTATGGTTCCGACGGACTTTCTCTGAAGAAAGTCGGCGGCTTTGCCCGCATCAGCGGTCTGGTTCGTCGCATTCGGGAAGAAGCCGGCCACGAAACGCTGTTTTTTGACAACGGAGACACCCTCCACGGGACATATGAAGCAGTGACGACGGAAGGTGAAGTCATGATACCGATCCTTCGACGGCTCGGCCTTGATGCCATGACGTTCCACTGGGACATCGCCTATGGGCCCGACCGGCTCCTGGAGATCGGAAGACACCTACCCTATCCCATTCTGGCTGGCAATGTCTTCTACAAAGCGTCCGATGAGCTCTTTGCGAAACCCTGGATCATCCGTCAGACAGGAACCCTGAAGGTTGGCATCATTGGACTGGCCTCAAATATCATCGATAAAACCATGCCTCCCAAATTCAGCGAAGGTCTCTACACCACAACGGGGATCGATGAGCTGCCCGGTTATATCAAGGCGCTCAAAAGTCAGGGAGCGGATCTGATCCTGCTCCTGTCTCATCTGGGCTATCCTCAGGATCTTGAGGTGCTGCGCCAGGTTTCGGGAATCGATCTGTGCCTCTCCGGTCACACCCACAACCGCATCCAGGACCCGGTAAAGGTCAATGACGCCTGGATCATTCAGTCGGGCTCCCATGGTTCTTTCGTGGGCAGGCTGGAACTGACCATTGAAGAAAAAGCCATTGTCGGCCTGGACCACGAGCTGATTTCACTGGATGAATCTGTCCCTGAAGACCCGTTGATCAAAGATCTCATTGCCGATCAGCGCAAGCCATATCGGCACCTGGCCCAGGAGGTCGTCGGAGAAACCCGGGTAATGCTGCATCGCAACACTGGTCTGGAAAGCCCCATGGACAATCTCCTCCTCATGGCCATCGCACAGGCTGCCGGAACCCGACTGGCTTTTTCCAACGGTTGGCGCTATGGCGTCCCGGTTCCGCCGGGACCCGTCACCATGGAGGATCTGTACCGCATCATTCCGGTCGATCCGCCGGTGTCTGCCGTATCAATGACCGGACTGGAGATCCGGGATATGCTGGAGGAAAACCTGGAGCATACCTATGCCAGAAATTCCTTTGATCAAATGGGCGGTTATCTCAAGCGCGCCCTTGGACTCAAAGCCTACATCAAACTGGAGAATCCAAAAGGTCAGCGGATCCAGGAACTGTTTCTTGAAGGCGAGCCCTTTGACCCGGACAGAATCTATCAGGCAGCCTTCGTCACGCAGCAGGGCGTGCCAAAAAAATACGGAACTGACCGACATAACCTTGAAATCTCAGCCATACAGGCGATCCGAGATCTGCTGGCCAAAGCTCCTTTCAACGATGGCCAGAAAGAAGCGTTTGTGGTCATCTAA
- a CDS encoding prepilin-type N-terminal cleavage/methylation domain-containing protein, whose protein sequence is MIKRTLKRKRKGFSLVELVVVMAIIGILLLVMAPSYKGFIDQAKTIAVKTDAKTLQSMISLVEVGTKIDSSQKVSALSALVGEGAELKELKAFIDGLQDTSIKLKEIKISEIPQVVSTGVIPAASP, encoded by the coding sequence ATGATCAAACGAACATTGAAACGAAAACGCAAAGGCTTCTCACTGGTGGAACTGGTGGTAGTCATGGCCATTATTGGAATTCTTCTGCTGGTTATGGCGCCCAGCTACAAGGGCTTCATTGACCAGGCCAAAACAATTGCCGTGAAGACGGATGCCAAGACCCTGCAGAGCATGATCAGCCTGGTAGAAGTGGGAACGAAGATTGACTCGAGCCAGAAAGTCAGTGCCCTGTCGGCGCTGGTGGGGGAAGGAGCGGAGTTGAAGGAGCTGAAAGCATTCATCGATGGATTGCAGGATACGTCCATCAAGCTGAAGGAGATTAAAATCTCTGAAATTCCACAGGTAGTCAGCACGGGTGTTATCCCGGCAGCTTCTCCCTGA
- a CDS encoding multicopper oxidase domain-containing protein: MKQKTIIGVVVLAAIVILALLWNTLRPFGPVSPDTTPSGTQPTTAAGSLPIPTVLEDLDPSSDTARYSLTAQPGRMVFLAGKTTPTMGYNGSYLGPVLKVRRGETIRIDFRNELAEATSVHWHGLEIPGTVDGGPHQPIAAGGTWEPVFTIDQPASTLWFHPHVMGTTATQVYAGLAGLILVEDDNSRSLGLPDDYGVNDIPLIVQDRSFNTNGAFRYEDNMMDGAIGDYLMVNGALNPYLEVQPIRMRFRLVNGANASNYRFNLADGRSFVQIASDGGLLEAPVEMKELFLSPGERAEIIIDFSGYQSGQSVDFRTGRDGFMTFRIKGEATDSTRIPEILSSIEPLNEADVTATKTIRLDGMGHMVSLNGRQFDMDRIDDDVKLGDTEIWEITASRQMMMGSSGHPFHIHGTQFQILSRNGRTPPANERGWKDTVFVGTGETVRLIVRFRFAGLYMYHCHILEHEEAGMMGQLEVHP, encoded by the coding sequence ATGAAACAAAAAACGATCATCGGGGTGGTGGTACTTGCCGCCATTGTGATTTTGGCACTACTCTGGAATACTCTGAGACCATTCGGCCCGGTGTCTCCGGATACTACTCCCTCAGGAACCCAGCCAACGACAGCTGCCGGCAGCCTGCCGATCCCGACAGTCCTGGAGGATCTGGATCCTTCTTCGGATACGGCCAGATACTCTTTAACGGCACAGCCCGGCAGGATGGTGTTTCTTGCCGGAAAAACCACACCGACCATGGGCTATAACGGATCCTATCTGGGGCCGGTTCTGAAAGTGCGGCGCGGAGAAACAATTCGCATCGATTTTCGCAATGAACTTGCGGAAGCTACTTCGGTCCACTGGCATGGCCTGGAGATCCCAGGGACAGTGGACGGGGGACCGCATCAGCCCATCGCCGCCGGCGGCACCTGGGAGCCGGTCTTTACCATCGATCAACCCGCGTCCACCTTGTGGTTTCACCCCCATGTCATGGGTACCACCGCGACACAGGTCTACGCTGGTCTGGCCGGATTGATTCTGGTGGAGGATGACAATTCCCGGAGTTTGGGTCTGCCGGATGACTACGGGGTTAATGACATCCCGCTCATCGTTCAGGATCGCAGCTTCAACACAAACGGCGCATTCCGCTATGAAGATAATATGATGGATGGCGCCATCGGAGATTATCTGATGGTCAACGGCGCCTTAAATCCCTATCTGGAGGTCCAGCCAATTCGGATGCGGTTTCGCCTGGTTAATGGCGCCAATGCCAGCAATTACCGGTTCAATCTGGCAGATGGCAGGTCCTTTGTTCAGATCGCATCGGATGGAGGTCTTCTGGAAGCACCTGTAGAAATGAAAGAGCTCTTCCTTTCACCTGGTGAACGGGCTGAGATCATCATCGATTTTTCCGGGTATCAGAGTGGTCAGTCTGTGGATTTCAGGACCGGTCGGGATGGATTCATGACTTTCCGCATCAAGGGCGAGGCAACAGATTCCACTCGGATTCCCGAAATCTTGTCTTCCATCGAACCTCTGAATGAAGCTGATGTCACAGCCACCAAGACTATTCGTCTGGATGGGATGGGGCATATGGTCAGCCTCAATGGCCGTCAGTTCGATATGGACCGGATTGACGACGATGTCAAGCTTGGTGACACGGAGATCTGGGAGATCACCGCCAGCCGGCAGATGATGATGGGTTCCTCCGGACATCCGTTTCATATCCATGGCACCCAGTTCCAGATTCTGTCCAGAAACGGACGGACACCGCCTGCCAATGAGCGTGGCTGGAAAGATACGGTATTTGTGGGGACCGGAGAGACCGTCCGACTCATTGTCCGTTTCCGCTTTGCCGGGCTCTACATGTACCATTGTCACATCCTGGAGCACGAGGAGGCGGGGATGATGGGGCAGCTGGAAGTTCATCCGTAA
- a CDS encoding PH domain-containing protein: MGILDKLNNTVTQGVGGAFGQGLLGNLSEQTPETLTKEFGMYLMEGESIHMGFKLIRDVVIFTDRRIIDIDKQGATGKKTRIDTIYLSSIINVSCETAGFGLDDSEINVHYITSPYFKATAGVSISERTFEFPKKYNMQPLYTYLAGIAYSNFQTINK, from the coding sequence ATGGGAATATTAGATAAGCTTAATAACACGGTTACTCAGGGAGTGGGCGGAGCTTTTGGACAGGGACTTCTGGGTAACTTGAGTGAACAGACGCCGGAGACTTTGACCAAGGAGTTTGGCATGTACCTGATGGAAGGTGAGTCGATCCACATGGGGTTCAAGCTGATTCGTGATGTGGTGATATTCACGGACCGTCGAATCATTGATATTGATAAGCAGGGAGCTACCGGAAAAAAGACCCGAATCGACACCATCTATCTGTCTTCGATCATTAACGTATCCTGTGAGACTGCAGGATTCGGATTGGATGATTCAGAAATCAACGTTCATTACATCACTTCACCTTACTTCAAGGCAACAGCCGGCGTATCCATTTCGGAGCGGACATTCGAATTTCCCAAGAAATACAACATGCAGCCTTTGTACACTTATCTGGCAGGAATTGCCTACAGCAATTTCCAAACCATTAATAAGTAA